From one Mytilus trossulus isolate FHL-02 chromosome 10, PNRI_Mtr1.1.1.hap1, whole genome shotgun sequence genomic stretch:
- the LOC134687790 gene encoding short-chain collagen C4-like: MDVLNNHQDFGTSKLNKDLPCAVCKNPGKSSVLMIPGKKSCYGGWSKEFSGYLVAQASEASRSPTEYICVDENMESISGGDADDNEGVVYPVEIGSCNTLSCPPFVEGRELTCVVCSQ; this comes from the coding sequence ATGGATGTTCTAAACAACCATCAAGATTTCGGAACTTCTAAACTGAACAAAGATCTGCCTTGTGCTGTTTGTAAAAACCCGGGAAAATCGTCAGTGTTGATGATACCAGGCAAAAAATCATGTTATGGAGGTTGGAGCAAAGAATTTTCTGGTTATTTGGTGGCACAGGCTAGTGAAGCTAGTCGTTCGCCCACCGAGTATATATGCGTAGATGAAAATATGGAATCTATTTCCGGTGGAGACGCAGACGATAACGAGGGCGTTGTTTATCCGGTAGAAATCGGAAGCTGCAATACATTATCTTGTCCTCCATTTGTCGAGGGAAGAGAATTGACATGCGTGGTATGTTCACAATAG